Proteins encoded by one window of Cyanobium sp. NS01:
- a CDS encoding DNA methyltransferase, which translates to MPRRTTKTDPELLAHQQWLGYLQPVGLVVAPAAMQDAGWIVTRSGSELIERQERYRAALEALGADQDTDPEDRELGFSSIETLLVDHLGWSAEQIKSDPGLIENYTRELPELGETLQPTAVVPAADGEGVQLLVQALPLLTPLDQKFSDGEHLWRATPQERFQRLLRETGVESGLLFNGTQLRLVVAPKGESSGHLTFPLKDLAEVSGRLMFSGLDLLLNQSHVFLDPDGYRLTDVLRKSRNFQAVVSNSLADQVLAALWDLLRGFERADQLTRQQGQPLLGAIADHDPEQLYGGLITVLMRLVFLLYAEDEALMPTDAVYEQNYKVSGIYEQLQQDAAEFPDTMEQRFGAWAGLMSLCRLVFDGGGPSVDYLPARHGQLFDPAVYPWLETPWLSDGAVFSVLSNLLIVNGERISYRALDVEQIGSVYEGIMGYAVQRMAGRCIGLKSKPQGAKKQITTAVDLEQLLALEGSKRKTWLADEAHTSLPPKSATALKKACDETGLLEALAPRLDRDLFDGAQVAGSLVFQPTEERRRTGSHYTPRALTRPIVAEALRPWLERCNGKPTAEQILALKICDPAMGSGAFLVESCRFLAELLEQAWAREGLPDALTPGGHAHGEEPLIYARRLIAQSCLYGVDKNPFAVNLARLSLWLVSLSKDAPFTFVDHALKCGDSLVGMERSEIEAALKGASLQRELQMAYLDDVRQQEARSFSLFHADSRSDADDAQKRQALQALEASTAYQRTVGDLLVAAFFNGKKTKDRQELRQLYLEATLQQSAAAELEAELAEPLERLQEGEKGITPLHWQLAFPYVFRREQPGFDVFVGNPPFAGNNTFIQGYPEGVLDWFKQHHPESGGQCDLVAHFFRRCFQLLRPGGSLGLIATNTIAQGDTRSSGLRWICAKGGTIYAARKRYKWPGVAAVVVSVVHLLKGAYAGVKLLDRRPVEQITAFLFASGGHDDPKQLMANAGKSFLGSKIYGQGFTFDDSGPADDDTPGIPSPIATMERLIAENSKNAELIVPYIGGEEVNSSPTHAHHRYVINFGERSEEECRREWPELMAIVERKVKPGRLAQNREIRARYWWRFGETCPALHAAIAGCERVVVNSQVSSHACFAFLPPATVFSHALNVFPGLDIIDFAVVQSSTHIHWALLQASSMEDRLRYTPSDCFETFPYPTALLDSAIDDPAHDTTSQNVEAIGERYHQCRSELMVSNNEGLTSTYNRFHDPAETSSGLLELRRLHGEMDQAVLRAYGWNDLPTACGFGLDYLDTEDGTQLPDVLQERIDSGELFFWDAGDALDFQGQLQASGAISGRRKLPWRYRWPDAVRDDVLARLLALNAERYEEEVAQGLHSKSSKKASGPAAPGAKRRGRPPKAAQAAETGSVQAEQIGLEI; encoded by the coding sequence ATGCCCCGCCGCACCACCAAAACCGACCCCGAACTCCTGGCCCACCAGCAGTGGCTGGGCTACCTGCAACCCGTGGGCCTGGTGGTGGCCCCTGCAGCGATGCAGGATGCCGGCTGGATTGTGACCCGCAGCGGCAGCGAGCTGATCGAGCGCCAGGAGCGTTACCGCGCAGCTCTGGAAGCCCTGGGCGCTGATCAAGACACCGATCCGGAAGACAGGGAGCTGGGCTTCTCCAGCATCGAGACCTTGCTGGTGGATCACCTGGGCTGGAGTGCCGAACAGATCAAGAGCGACCCGGGGCTGATTGAGAACTACACCAGGGAACTGCCTGAACTCGGCGAGACGCTGCAACCCACAGCCGTGGTGCCTGCAGCAGATGGCGAAGGGGTGCAGCTGCTGGTGCAGGCACTGCCCTTGCTCACGCCCCTGGATCAGAAGTTCAGCGATGGCGAGCACCTCTGGCGCGCCACCCCCCAGGAGCGTTTCCAGCGGCTGCTGCGGGAAACGGGGGTGGAATCAGGCCTGCTGTTCAACGGCACCCAGCTGCGCCTGGTGGTGGCCCCGAAGGGAGAAAGCTCCGGCCATCTCACCTTCCCGCTGAAGGATCTGGCCGAGGTGAGCGGCCGGCTGATGTTCTCGGGCCTGGATCTGCTGTTGAACCAGAGCCATGTGTTCCTGGATCCCGATGGCTACCGGCTCACTGATGTTCTGAGGAAGAGCCGCAACTTCCAGGCGGTGGTGAGCAACAGCTTGGCCGATCAGGTGCTGGCGGCCCTGTGGGATCTGCTGCGGGGCTTTGAGCGGGCCGATCAGCTCACCCGGCAGCAGGGGCAACCGCTGCTCGGGGCGATTGCCGATCACGACCCAGAGCAGCTCTACGGCGGGCTGATCACGGTGCTGATGCGGCTGGTGTTCCTGCTCTACGCAGAAGACGAGGCCCTGATGCCCACCGATGCGGTGTATGAGCAGAACTACAAGGTGAGCGGCATCTACGAGCAGCTGCAGCAGGACGCCGCCGAGTTCCCCGACACGATGGAGCAGCGCTTTGGCGCTTGGGCCGGGCTGATGAGTCTGTGCCGCCTGGTGTTCGATGGCGGCGGCCCCAGCGTGGATTACCTGCCGGCCCGCCATGGCCAGCTGTTCGACCCAGCGGTTTACCCGTGGCTGGAGACGCCCTGGCTCAGCGATGGGGCGGTGTTCTCTGTGCTCAGCAACCTGCTGATCGTGAACGGCGAGCGGATCAGCTACCGCGCCCTGGATGTGGAGCAGATCGGCTCGGTGTACGAGGGGATCATGGGCTATGCGGTGCAGCGCATGGCGGGCCGCTGCATCGGCCTCAAGAGCAAACCCCAGGGGGCCAAAAAGCAGATCACCACGGCGGTGGATCTGGAGCAGCTGCTGGCTCTGGAAGGCAGCAAGCGCAAGACGTGGTTGGCAGATGAAGCCCACACCAGCTTGCCGCCGAAATCAGCCACGGCCCTCAAGAAAGCCTGCGACGAAACGGGCCTGCTGGAGGCCTTGGCCCCACGGCTTGATCGGGATCTCTTCGATGGGGCCCAGGTCGCGGGCAGCCTGGTGTTTCAACCCACGGAAGAACGGCGCCGCACCGGCAGCCACTACACCCCCCGCGCGCTGACGCGGCCGATCGTGGCGGAGGCGTTGCGGCCCTGGTTGGAGCGCTGCAACGGCAAGCCCACGGCTGAGCAGATCCTGGCGCTGAAGATCTGCGATCCGGCGATGGGATCGGGGGCCTTCCTGGTGGAGAGCTGCCGCTTTCTCGCTGAGCTTCTGGAGCAGGCCTGGGCCCGCGAGGGGCTGCCAGACGCCCTGACGCCGGGCGGCCATGCCCATGGCGAGGAGCCCCTCATCTATGCCCGCCGCCTGATCGCTCAGAGCTGCCTCTATGGGGTGGACAAGAACCCTTTCGCGGTGAACCTGGCCCGGCTGAGCCTGTGGCTGGTGAGCCTCAGCAAGGACGCGCCATTCACCTTTGTGGATCACGCCCTCAAGTGCGGCGATTCGCTGGTGGGTATGGAGCGCTCCGAGATCGAAGCAGCCCTGAAGGGCGCCAGCCTGCAGCGGGAGCTGCAGATGGCTTATCTCGATGACGTGCGGCAACAGGAGGCCAGGAGCTTCTCACTGTTCCATGCCGATAGCCGCAGCGATGCTGACGATGCTCAGAAACGTCAGGCTCTGCAGGCTCTGGAGGCCAGCACGGCTTACCAACGCACGGTGGGGGATCTGCTGGTGGCGGCGTTCTTCAACGGCAAGAAGACGAAGGATCGCCAGGAGCTGCGCCAGCTCTACCTGGAAGCCACCCTGCAGCAGAGTGCAGCGGCGGAGCTGGAAGCCGAATTGGCTGAACCGCTGGAGCGGCTACAAGAGGGAGAGAAGGGGATCACACCGCTGCACTGGCAGCTGGCCTTCCCGTATGTGTTTAGGCGGGAGCAGCCGGGATTCGATGTGTTTGTGGGCAATCCGCCTTTTGCGGGAAATAACACCTTCATCCAGGGCTACCCCGAGGGCGTTCTCGACTGGTTCAAGCAACACCATCCTGAGAGCGGTGGCCAATGCGATCTGGTGGCCCACTTCTTTCGCCGCTGTTTCCAGTTGCTACGGCCTGGCGGCTCACTGGGCCTGATCGCTACAAACACCATCGCCCAGGGCGATACCCGCAGCAGCGGCCTGCGCTGGATCTGCGCGAAGGGTGGCACGATCTACGCGGCTCGCAAGCGATACAAGTGGCCGGGCGTGGCAGCCGTGGTAGTGAGCGTGGTGCACTTGCTCAAGGGGGCCTACGCCGGCGTCAAGCTGCTGGATCGGCGTCCGGTTGAGCAGATCACGGCCTTTCTGTTCGCCAGTGGTGGCCACGACGATCCGAAGCAACTGATGGCCAATGCCGGCAAGAGCTTTCTCGGATCAAAGATCTACGGCCAGGGCTTCACCTTCGATGATTCTGGCCCGGCCGACGACGACACCCCAGGAATCCCCTCGCCGATCGCCACGATGGAGCGGCTGATTGCCGAGAACTCGAAGAATGCCGAGTTGATCGTCCCGTACATCGGCGGCGAGGAGGTCAATAGCAGCCCGACACATGCGCACCACCGCTATGTGATCAACTTCGGGGAGCGCAGCGAAGAGGAGTGTCGGCGGGAGTGGCCGGAGTTGATGGCGATTGTGGAGCGGAAGGTGAAGCCTGGGCGGCTGGCCCAGAACCGCGAGATTCGCGCCCGCTACTGGTGGCGATTCGGAGAGACCTGCCCTGCGCTGCATGCGGCGATTGCGGGGTGTGAGCGGGTGGTAGTCAATTCGCAAGTCAGTAGTCACGCCTGCTTTGCATTTCTGCCTCCGGCAACAGTATTTAGTCACGCCTTAAACGTCTTCCCGGGCCTTGACATCATTGATTTTGCAGTAGTCCAGTCATCTACGCACATTCACTGGGCCCTGCTTCAGGCCTCCTCTATGGAAGACCGATTGAGATATACGCCTTCAGACTGCTTCGAAACCTTTCCTTATCCCACCGCTCTCCTCGATTCCGCCATCGACGATCCTGCCCACGACACCACCAGCCAGAACGTCGAAGCCATCGGCGAGCGCTACCACCAGTGCCGATCCGAGCTGATGGTGAGCAATAACGAAGGCCTAACCAGCACCTACAACCGCTTCCACGACCCCGCCGAAACCAGTAGCGGCCTCCTGGAGCTGCGCCGCCTCCACGGCGAGATGGATCAGGCGGTGCTGAGAGCCTACGGCTGGAACGATCTGCCCACCGCCTGCGGCTTCGGCCTCGACTACCTCGACACGGAAGACGGTACCCAGCTCCCTGATGTGCTGCAGGAGCGCATCGACAGCGGCGAACTGTTCTTCTGGGACGCCGGCGACGCCCTCGACTTCCAGGGCCAGCTGCAGGCCTCTGGCGCCATCAGCGGCCGCCGCAAGCTGCCCTGGCGCTACCGCTGGCCCGATGCCGTGCGCGACGACGTGCTGGCCCGCCTCCTGGCGCTGAACGCCGAGCGCTACGAAGAGGAAGTGGCCCAGGGCCTCCACAGCAAGAGCAGCAAGAAAGCTTCAGGCCCGGCAGCACCAGGAGCCAAGCGCCGGGGGCGTCCACCGAAAGCGGCCCAGGCCGCCGAGACTGGCTCCGTGCAAGCCGAGCAGATCGGTCTGGAGATATGA
- a CDS encoding Fic family protein: MKRLSPTPWQPRFRYSDALVADLCAIADARARVALLPLPADESLRLRHAAYQRSTRSSTRIEGNSLDDAAVRVAIAKADREGSKAEQEVRNYWRALDRVEEWAQGSSPLSEAWIQELHAVVIVRGRGRRRQRSLFRDEEVPVVDTLSRRIDYAPPRPDDVGPLMEQLCDWWQASEQLPPLIRAGLLSHRFISIHPFTDGNGRCGRLLATASLWRSGYAFRGLLSFEEWFASDRERYYGALQLGCPVDFYEGRHDPDHSAWLSYFVDVIQQAAADLAQRAEALQAHQEPPDPHPWEGLDRRSQQLLTRLRACLAAGEGQAEQFKPADLEEWFAVSPTTAKDWLRHWQEQGLLEPARPGQRIRVWRVCEPWASWVLSQPQRQE; encoded by the coding sequence ATGAAGCGCCTATCCCCCACGCCCTGGCAACCCCGCTTCCGCTACAGCGATGCCTTGGTGGCTGATCTCTGCGCCATCGCCGATGCCAGGGCCAGGGTTGCGTTGCTTCCTCTGCCAGCGGATGAAAGCCTGCGATTGCGCCACGCGGCCTACCAGCGCAGCACCCGCAGCAGCACCCGCATCGAGGGCAATTCGCTCGACGACGCAGCCGTGCGGGTAGCGATCGCGAAGGCGGATCGCGAGGGAAGCAAGGCGGAACAGGAAGTGCGCAACTACTGGCGTGCCCTCGATCGGGTGGAGGAATGGGCGCAAGGCAGCAGCCCCCTCAGTGAGGCATGGATTCAGGAGCTGCATGCTGTGGTGATCGTGCGCGGACGCGGCAGGCGGCGACAGCGATCGCTGTTTCGCGACGAGGAAGTGCCGGTGGTGGACACGCTGAGCCGCCGCATCGACTACGCCCCGCCCAGACCCGACGATGTGGGCCCCTTGATGGAGCAGCTGTGCGACTGGTGGCAGGCCAGTGAGCAGCTGCCCCCGCTGATCAGGGCGGGGTTGCTCAGCCATCGCTTCATTTCCATCCACCCCTTCACCGACGGCAACGGGCGCTGTGGGCGACTGCTGGCGACGGCTTCGCTGTGGCGCAGTGGCTACGCATTCCGGGGTTTGCTGAGCTTTGAGGAGTGGTTTGCGTCCGATCGGGAGCGCTACTACGGAGCCCTGCAGCTCGGCTGTCCCGTGGACTTCTACGAAGGGCGCCATGACCCTGACCACAGCGCCTGGCTCAGCTACTTCGTGGATGTGATCCAGCAGGCTGCTGCGGATCTGGCTCAGCGCGCCGAAGCCCTTCAGGCCCATCAGGAACCGCCCGATCCTCACCCGTGGGAAGGACTGGATCGCCGCAGCCAGCAGCTGCTCACCCGCTTGCGGGCGTGCCTCGCCGCTGGCGAGGGCCAGGCGGAACAATTCAAGCCGGCTGATCTGGAGGAGTGGTTCGCCGTGTCGCCAACCACAGCCAAGGACTGGCTTCGTCATTGGCAGGAACAAGGATTACTGGAGCCGGCCCGGCCCGGTCAACGCATCCGTGTCTGGCGCGTCTGCGAGCCCTGGGCGAGCTGGGTCTTAAGCCAACCGCAGCGGCAGGAATAA
- a CDS encoding DUF86 domain-containing protein, which yields MSGDRLVLLTPLRQALERIERKARPLLADPALLDREEGQDLLDVICMQFLAAGEALKRLEKLEPGLLAARFPDIDWKGAMGFRDVIAHQYFDLDAEQVLLICQDALPAVLSAIRSIEEQASKST from the coding sequence ATGAGCGGTGATCGGCTTGTGCTGCTCACGCCCCTGCGGCAGGCACTGGAGCGGATCGAGCGCAAGGCTCGGCCCCTGCTCGCAGATCCGGCGCTGCTGGACAGAGAAGAAGGCCAGGACCTGCTCGATGTCATCTGCATGCAGTTCCTCGCGGCGGGGGAGGCGCTCAAGCGGCTGGAGAAGCTTGAGCCTGGCCTGCTGGCTGCCAGGTTTCCTGACATCGATTGGAAGGGAGCCATGGGTTTCCGCGATGTGATCGCCCATCAGTACTTCGATCTGGACGCTGAGCAGGTGCTGCTGATCTGTCAGGACGCTTTGCCAGCTGTGCTCAGCGCGATTCGCTCCATCGAAGAACAAGCCAGCAAGAGCACCTGA
- a CDS encoding sigma-70 family RNA polymerase sigma factor, which translates to MHRSISRRDATVLRFLPLADGLAGRLHRRFPDLLERDDLIQVARLALVQAAARLTNLTTAPAYLKRCISGALCHHLRDRALLVRLPASARGQAPWGHLSLDAMTAHDPGSSGNALLQTGLDCLPAPTPEAGTVESRELERLLDQLPSRQAAALRLTVLEGLSLRQAAQHLGVSAMTVCRCRRQALSCLRQLIDSPAAQRA; encoded by the coding sequence ATGCACCGCTCCATCTCCCGGCGTGACGCCACTGTTCTGCGCTTTCTTCCCCTGGCCGACGGCCTCGCCGGCCGCCTCCATCGCCGCTTCCCCGATCTCCTCGAGCGCGACGATCTGATCCAGGTGGCACGGCTGGCCCTGGTGCAGGCGGCTGCCCGCCTCACCAACCTCACCACAGCCCCTGCCTATCTCAAGCGCTGCATCAGCGGCGCCCTCTGCCATCACCTGCGCGATCGCGCCCTGCTCGTTCGCCTGCCGGCCTCGGCGCGCGGCCAAGCCCCCTGGGGCCACCTCAGCCTCGATGCCATGACGGCACACGATCCCGGCAGCTCCGGCAACGCCCTGCTGCAGACCGGACTCGACTGCCTACCTGCTCCCACTCCTGAGGCGGGAACAGTCGAGAGCCGCGAGCTTGAGCGCCTTCTCGATCAGCTGCCCTCGCGCCAGGCCGCGGCCCTGCGACTCACCGTGCTGGAGGGGCTCTCCCTCCGGCAGGCCGCCCAGCATCTGGGCGTCTCCGCCATGACGGTGTGCCGCTGCCGCCGCCAGGCCCTCAGCTGCCTCCGTCAGCTGATTGACAGTCCGGCAGCCCAGCGCGCCTGA
- a CDS encoding nucleotidyltransferase family protein, protein MTSSAAMPALSPDQVLPLLRQRQGEWRQRYQLQRIGLFGSTARNEATAQSDVDVWVELDPLTPFATVHLKQELEELLQRPVDLVRLRERMNPALRQAILREGISA, encoded by the coding sequence ATGACCAGCTCAGCCGCTATGCCTGCTCTTAGCCCCGATCAGGTGCTGCCATTGCTGCGTCAACGGCAGGGTGAATGGCGACAGCGCTACCAGCTGCAACGCATTGGCCTGTTCGGCTCCACAGCCCGCAACGAAGCCACAGCCCAGAGCGATGTGGATGTGTGGGTCGAACTCGATCCCCTCACCCCCTTCGCCACCGTCCACCTGAAGCAGGAGCTGGAGGAGCTGCTGCAGCGACCGGTTGATCTGGTGCGGCTGCGGGAGCGGATGAATCCCGCCCTGCGCCAGGCCATCCTCCGGGAAGGGATCAGCGCATGA
- the drmD gene encoding DISARM system SNF2-like helicase DrmD gives MTATPTRTRQKLKPGAVVRCRTRRYLVEDVQAPQEPGGDTVVSMACMEDDAIGARLTVFREREIDFELLGESSWDAVAQRGFDQPKQFAAYLNTLRWNCVTATDAELFQAPYRAGIDVKAYQLEPLRKALQMPRVGLFIADDVGLGKTIEAGLILREMLLRQRIKRVVISCPPSVLRQWQEEMASRFGLAFTVMDRAYVAKVRQERGYGTNPWSTHSRFLISHALLRNADYSAPLRVWLQQGKGREDQAPVQSLLIIDEAHNAAPASNTLRYAIDSGLTRSLRDLAPLFEHRIFLSATPHNGHSNSFTALLELLDPARFVRGVPFEQGDLDTVLVRRLKDDLRRIGEEFPERIVEPLSVPKGSLPADTPELELSRLLQRYRKQREQRLLQEGATKRQLNADRLVITNLQKRLLSSIEAFARTLKVHRKSLAEKQEQRREALAASGAQLDLLQGGVDRDSDNAELSEDELLNLEEAQTRAALRQTVQADQSDLALLQEMGEIGEANRNRPDPRIKLLEAFLRTHLCPNLGTAKATWKPTRLLIFTDYVDTKRYLERQLRELLGDDDAYRRIASFTGGMSEENRERLKAQFNADPESEPLRILIATDAAREGVNLQNHCKHLIHFDIPWNPSKLEQRNGRIDRKLQRAPQVWCHYFVLEDRPEDRVMDVLVKKTEVIRQELGSLSPLVQRQVDEVLEAGIDTDNTEAVQQQLLGMDSADTDRGAMLNRAREELEASRRVEKLEHQQDELRQLLAKSHDWLGFDDDPFRDALNCSLDLLGVSGLVKGCDERGQPCWRLDHPEALVAGSNDRSWEHTLDSLRGVWDRKTPLWQWRQEHPVRPVIFSDPGRLNAEAVHLHLEHRLVQRLLSRFLSQGFLHHELSRACVLASPDPQPKVLVLGRLSLFGQGATRLHDELISVIADWHPGADRNEALTPLAGAQQQQAWTVLTEAMQHGNTQGISAGIRSQLQAGAPADVAALKPELDAAAQQAQAAAAELLKQRGESEAAALKEVLRSQRKRINATVRQRNRDLAKLDRQAAAAGPTGVIPGLEEQLEVPALDLQKLSSQERKQLAADQKHWQRRLETIEAELTSEPKRIQDSYRVVTHRLEPAGLVYLWPISG, from the coding sequence ATGACGGCCACGCCCACCCGGACTCGCCAGAAGCTGAAGCCCGGGGCCGTGGTGCGCTGTCGCACCCGTCGCTACCTGGTGGAGGACGTGCAGGCCCCCCAGGAACCCGGGGGCGACACGGTCGTGTCCATGGCCTGCATGGAGGACGACGCCATCGGAGCGCGGCTCACGGTGTTCCGGGAGCGGGAGATCGACTTCGAGCTGCTGGGGGAGAGCAGTTGGGATGCGGTGGCCCAGCGGGGCTTTGACCAGCCCAAGCAGTTCGCCGCCTACCTCAACACCCTGCGCTGGAACTGCGTCACCGCCACCGACGCCGAGCTGTTCCAGGCCCCGTACCGGGCCGGCATCGATGTGAAGGCCTACCAGCTGGAGCCCCTGCGCAAGGCACTGCAGATGCCCCGGGTGGGTCTCTTCATTGCTGATGACGTAGGCCTCGGCAAGACGATCGAGGCCGGGCTGATCCTGCGGGAGATGTTGCTGCGCCAACGCATCAAGCGGGTGGTGATCAGCTGCCCGCCCTCGGTGCTGCGCCAGTGGCAGGAGGAGATGGCCAGCCGTTTTGGGTTGGCGTTCACGGTGATGGACCGGGCCTACGTGGCCAAGGTGCGCCAGGAGCGCGGTTACGGCACCAACCCCTGGAGCACCCACAGCCGCTTCCTCATTTCCCATGCGCTGCTGCGCAACGCGGACTACTCCGCTCCGTTGCGGGTGTGGCTGCAGCAGGGCAAGGGCAGGGAAGATCAGGCCCCAGTTCAGTCGCTGCTGATCATTGATGAGGCCCACAACGCCGCCCCGGCCAGCAACACGCTCCGCTACGCCATCGATTCAGGGCTCACCCGCAGCCTGAGGGATCTGGCGCCGCTTTTCGAACACCGCATCTTCCTTTCCGCCACGCCCCACAACGGTCACAGCAACAGCTTCACGGCGTTGCTGGAGCTGCTGGACCCGGCCCGCTTTGTGCGGGGAGTGCCCTTTGAGCAGGGTGATCTGGACACGGTGCTGGTACGCCGCCTCAAGGACGATCTGCGCCGCATCGGCGAGGAGTTCCCTGAGCGGATCGTTGAGCCCCTGTCCGTTCCCAAAGGCAGCTTGCCGGCCGATACCCCGGAGCTGGAGCTCTCGCGGCTGCTGCAGAGGTACCGCAAGCAGCGGGAGCAGCGGCTGCTCCAGGAGGGGGCCACCAAGCGGCAACTCAATGCCGATCGGCTGGTGATCACCAACCTGCAGAAGCGGCTGCTGAGCTCGATCGAGGCCTTCGCCCGCACCCTCAAGGTGCACCGCAAGAGTCTGGCCGAGAAGCAGGAGCAGCGCCGTGAGGCCCTGGCGGCCTCTGGGGCCCAGTTGGATCTGCTGCAGGGGGGTGTTGATCGCGACTCCGACAACGCCGAACTCTCGGAAGACGAGCTGCTCAACCTGGAGGAGGCCCAGACCAGGGCAGCCCTACGCCAGACCGTCCAGGCCGATCAGAGCGATCTGGCTCTGTTGCAGGAGATGGGCGAGATCGGGGAAGCCAACCGCAACAGGCCCGATCCCCGCATCAAGCTGCTGGAGGCGTTTCTGCGCACCCACCTCTGCCCCAATCTCGGAACGGCCAAGGCGACGTGGAAACCCACCCGGCTGCTGATCTTCACAGACTACGTGGACACCAAGCGCTACCTGGAACGGCAGCTGCGGGAACTGCTCGGGGATGACGATGCCTACCGCCGCATTGCCTCCTTCACCGGCGGCATGAGCGAGGAGAACCGCGAGCGGCTCAAGGCCCAGTTCAACGCTGACCCGGAATCAGAGCCCCTGCGGATCCTGATCGCCACCGATGCCGCCCGGGAGGGGGTGAACCTGCAGAACCACTGCAAGCACCTGATCCACTTCGACATCCCCTGGAACCCCAGCAAGCTGGAGCAGCGCAACGGCCGGATCGACCGCAAGCTGCAACGGGCGCCCCAGGTGTGGTGCCACTACTTCGTGCTGGAAGACCGCCCGGAGGATCGGGTGATGGATGTCCTCGTGAAGAAGACGGAAGTGATCCGCCAGGAGCTGGGGTCTCTCTCGCCCCTGGTGCAGCGCCAGGTGGATGAGGTGCTGGAGGCCGGCATCGACACCGACAACACCGAGGCGGTGCAACAGCAACTGCTTGGGATGGATTCCGCCGACACCGATCGCGGCGCGATGCTCAACCGCGCCCGGGAGGAGCTGGAAGCCAGCCGTCGGGTGGAGAAGCTGGAGCACCAGCAGGATGAACTGCGTCAACTGCTGGCCAAATCCCACGATTGGCTTGGCTTTGACGACGATCCCTTCCGGGACGCCCTCAACTGCTCCCTCGACCTGCTGGGCGTGAGTGGCCTGGTGAAGGGCTGCGACGAGAGGGGGCAACCCTGCTGGCGATTGGATCACCCCGAGGCCCTGGTGGCCGGCAGCAACGACCGCAGCTGGGAGCACACCCTCGACAGCCTGCGGGGTGTGTGGGACCGCAAGACACCGCTGTGGCAGTGGCGGCAGGAGCATCCGGTGCGACCGGTGATCTTCTCTGATCCCGGCCGGCTCAATGCCGAGGCGGTGCACCTGCATCTGGAGCACCGGCTGGTGCAGCGGTTGTTGAGCCGCTTTCTGAGCCAGGGATTCCTGCATCACGAGCTCAGCCGGGCCTGCGTGCTGGCCAGCCCCGACCCCCAGCCCAAGGTGCTGGTGCTGGGCCGGCTGTCGCTGTTTGGCCAGGGAGCCACGCGGCTGCACGATGAGCTGATCAGCGTGATCGCCGATTGGCATCCCGGTGCCGATCGCAATGAAGCGCTGACGCCACTGGCTGGGGCCCAGCAGCAGCAGGCCTGGACCGTCCTCACCGAAGCGATGCAGCACGGAAACACGCAAGGGATCTCCGCTGGCATCCGCAGCCAGCTCCAAGCCGGAGCCCCAGCTGATGTGGCCGCGCTCAAGCCCGAGTTGGATGCAGCGGCCCAGCAGGCCCAGGCCGCGGCAGCAGAGCTGCTCAAGCAGCGAGGGGAGTCGGAGGCCGCGGCCCTCAAGGAGGTGCTGCGATCCCAGCGCAAACGCATCAACGCCACCGTCAGGCAACGCAACCGGGATCTGGCCAAGCTCGATCGACAGGCCGCGGCAGCCGGGCCCACAGGCGTGATCCCTGGCCTGGAAGAGCAGCTGGAGGTGCCTGCCCTGGATCTGCAGAAGCTCTCCAGCCAGGAGCGCAAGCAGCTGGCCGCTGATCAGAAGCACTGGCAGCGGCGCCTGGAAACAATCGAGGCGGAGCTGACCAGTGAGCCGAAACGCATCCAGGACAGCTACCGCGTGGTGACCCATCGCCTGGAGCCTGCTGGGCTTGTGTACCTCTGGCCCATCAGCGGATAG